The region CGCGAGCTGGCGGGCGAAGCTGGGCAGCGAGAAGCGCGCGTCCTGCCCCGGCCCCGTGTGGTTGAAGCTGCGCGCCACCACCGCGTCGGCCGCGCCGGAGAGGCTGGCCTGCACCGCCGCCATCTCCGCCGCCGCCTTCGACGCCGCGTACGGGTTTGCGGGCCTCAGCGGCCTCGTCTCCGGGATCGGCTGCTCGTCCTCCGGCACGAAGCCGTAGACCTCGGCCGAGCTCACCACCAGCACGCGCGCCGCCCGGCCCACGGCGTGGACCAGGCGCAGGGTGCCGGTGGCGTTCACGTCCCACGTCCCCAGCGCGTCCTCGAACGACGCGCCGACCGACGCCTGGCCGGCCAGGTGGAACACCGCGTCCGGCCGCGCCGCGCCCAGCGCCGCACGCACGGAGGCGGCGGACGTCACGTCCAGCGGCAGCCACGTCGCACCCGGCTCCGCGCCCGCCGGCGCCGCACCCTCCAGCGAGCCCGCGAACACCGCGTGGCCGTCGTTCAGAAGGCTCCGCACCAGGTGCGAGCCCACGAAGCCCGCCGCGCCCGTGACCAGTGCGCGCACGGCGGCTACAGGCCGCCGGTCTCGCCCGCCGGGCGCGAACGGCCCAGCCGGGCCAGGTCGGCGTCCACCATCATCTTCACCAGGCCCTGGAAATTCACCTCGGGCTCCCAACCCAGGTCGCGCTTGGCCAGTGCCGGGTCGCCCACCAGCAGGTCCACCTCGGCCGGGCGCATGTAGCGCGCGTCCTGCACCACGTGGTCGCGCCAGTCCAGGTCGGCATACGAGAACGCCGTCTCCACCAGCTCGCGCACGCTGTGCGTCTCTCCCGTGGCCACCACGTAGTCGCCCGGCTCGTCGCGCTGGAGCATGAGCCACATGGCCCGCACGTAGTCG is a window of Longimicrobiaceae bacterium DNA encoding:
- a CDS encoding NAD-dependent epimerase/dehydratase family protein; this translates as MRALVTGAAGFVGSHLVRSLLNDGHAVFAGSLEGAAPAGAEPGATWLPLDVTSAASVRAALGAARPDAVFHLAGQASVGASFEDALGTWDVNATGTLRLVHAVGRAARVLVVSSAEVYGFVPEDEQPIPETRPLRPANPYAASKAAAEMAAVQASLSGAADAVVARSFNHTGPGQDARFSLPSFARQLA